One window from the genome of Salvia splendens isolate huo1 chromosome 9, SspV2, whole genome shotgun sequence encodes:
- the LOC121746741 gene encoding uncharacterized protein At3g28850-like — protein sequence MLLGRTKSRVRFHDAPPKFSCSSFKDIHILLSDDDGGDTLASPRRLSICHRTRSSVKSLIRSLSHLPSFLENAAAAAVAAEEQKEEELRPEIRIPGAEATIVIYFTSLRVVRSTFEDCKAVRTILRAFRVPIDERDLSMDGRFTEELQEILGLTEKSKLMLPRVFIGGRYIGGAEEVRCLHETGELKKYMERLPRAALGTCDTCGGYGFILCIDCDGSRKCYNEKAGFRCCTLCNENGLIRCPSCSSAPL from the coding sequence ATGTTGCTTGGACGAACCAAATCAAGGGTTCGGTTCCACGACGCGCCGCCCAAATTCTCCTGCTCCTCCTTCAAGGACATCCACATTCTCCTTTCCGACGACGACGGCGGCGACACGCTCGCTTCCCCTAGAAGGCTCTCCATCTGCCACCGCACCCGCAGCAGCGTCAAGTCCCTCATCCGCAGCCTCTCTCACCTCCCATCATTCCTCGAGAACGCCGCCGCGGCTGCGGTCGCGGCGGAGGAGCAGAAGGAGGAAGAGCTCCGCCCCGAAATCCGAATCCCCGGAGCGGAGGCAACGATAGTGATCTACTTCACGAGTTTGCGTGTGGTTCGGTCCACATTCGAGGACTGCAAGGCCGTCCGAACGATCCTGCGCGCATTCCGCGTCCCGATCGACGAGCGCGATCTGTCGATGGACGGCCGCTTCACGGAGGAGCTTCAGGAAATCTTAGGCCTCACGGAGAAGTCGAAGCTGATGCTGCCGAGGGTCTTCATCGGCGGCAGATACATCGGCGGGGCCGAGGAGGTCCGCTGCCTCCACGAGACCGGTGAGCTGAAGAAGTACATGGAGAGGCTGCCGCGCGCCGCTCTCGGCACGTGCGACACGTGCGGTGGATACGGATTCATCCTCTGCATAGACTGCGACGGCAGCCGGAAATGCTACAACGAGAAAGCTGGCTTCAGGTGTTGTACGTTGTGCAATGAGAATGGCCTCATTAGGTGCCCTTCTTGTTCCTCTGCGCCCCTCTGA
- the LOC121749050 gene encoding agamous-like MADS-box protein AGL80 — MEMIEKEKSRILTLKKRKEGLIKKLHQLTTLCDVPACMILHDPTTNSTSVWPEEDPDQVRRLIDAYKAKKNDPSGGVREYLLSNFFDERQRQAEEELEKLRKKNVEGMFPTWDDRLDLMDEAQLKELAAAVRGKAEAVRSRIEFLKQAEVEAMVVIENNAMRFNYSDFDQDVKSAEAMMREGNSSILLPPPQQQQQPPLMPPPLTTALRWM; from the coding sequence ATGGAGATGATCGAGAAAGAGAAATCAAGAATCCTTACTCTGAAGAAGCGAAAGGAAGGGCTAATCAAGAAACTCCACCAACTCACCACGCTCTGCGACGTCCCCGCATGCATGATCTTGCACGACCCCACCACCAATTCCACCTCAGTCTGGCCGGAGGAGGATCCTGATCAGGTCCGCCGCCTCATCGACGCGTACAAGGCCAAGAAAAATGACCCCAGCGGCGGCGTGAGGGAGTACTTGCTGTCGAATTTCTTCGACGAGCGGCAGAGGCAAGCCGAGGAGGAGCTCGAGAAGCTGAGGAAGAAGAATGTGGAGGGGATGTTTCCGACGTGGGACGATCGCCTCGACCTCATGGATGAGGCCCAGCTGAAGGAATTGGCCGCTGCGGTGCGCGGCAAGGCCGAGGCGGTGCGGTCAAGAATCGAATTCTTGAAACAGGCGGAGGTTGAGGCGATGGTGGTGATTGAGAACAATGCGATGCGGTTTAattattctgattttgatcAAGATGTCAAGTCTGCTGAAGCTATGATGAGGGAGGGAAATTCTTCGATTCTTCTGCCGCcgccgcagcagcagcagcagccgccgTTGATGCCGCCACCGCTGACAACGGCGCTTCGATGGATGTGA
- the LOC121747647 gene encoding LRR repeats and ubiquitin-like domain-containing protein At2g30105, which translates to MDSEAAAATASETIKVRLSVKFGGRSIPVEIAADATIKDLKLLLQTLTDVLPRGQKLICKGKVLSDDSSLASADISDRSKIMLIASQGLHQGGGPIKKELPTARAARDFATEKRKTNEETVTKSRLERWKLSGVLALSDCGLTTIPKDAWTCGSSARVLDVSHNSLHEVPAEIGGLSKMKKLLLDSNLLSDTSIAWDELASLKQLIFLSLNQNNLTSIPSALGALTTLKQLDITNNKLVCIPTELGLLTSLEVLKLKNNRLKTIPMSIGDCVSLVEIDLSCNLLSELPETFGNLKSLKALCLSNNGLKTLPKTLFRSCIELSTLDLHGTEITIDLLRQFEGWEKFDERRRLKHQKQLDFRVDGSGDFDEGADKNW; encoded by the exons ATGGATTCCgaagcggcggcggcgacggcttCGGAAACAATTAAAGTAAGGTTGAGTGTGAAGTTCGGCGGCCGATCCATACCAGTTGAAATTGCGGCGGACGCCACCATCAAAGACCTTAAACTTCTCCTTCAAACGCTCACCGATGTCCTACCTCGAGGCCAGAAGCTAATCTGCAAAG GGAAAGTTTTATCGGACGATTCGTCATTGGCCTCGGCGGATATCAGTGATAGGTCGAAAATTATGCTCATAGCGTCACAAGGTTTACATCAAGGG GGTGGTCCGATTAAAAAAGAATTGCCCACTGCAAGAGCGGCGAGGGATTTTGCAACAGAAAAGAGGAAAACCAATGAAGAAACTGTCACCAAGAGCCGACTTGAACGGTGGAAACTCTCTGGGGTCCTAGCATTGTCAGATTGTGGTCTCACG ACTATACCTAAGGACGCTTGGACGTGTGGATCTTCTGCTAGAGTGCTTGATGTAAGCCACAACTCTTTACATGAGGTGCCTGCTGAAATTGGCGGCTTAAGCAAGATGAAG AAGCTGCTTCTTGATAGCAATCTTTTGTCGGATACTTCCATTGCCTGGGATGAATTGGCATCTTTGAAGCAACTCATTTTTCTATCACTCAACCAAAATAA TTTGACATCAATTCCTTCAGCACTTGGTGCTTTGACAACCCTGAAGCAACTTGATATCACTAACAACAAGTTGGTGTGTATCCCAACTGAATTAGGTCTTCTGACAAGTCTTGAGGTGTTAAAACTCAAGAATAACAG GTTAAAAACTATTCCTATGAGTATCGGGGATTGCGTTTCTCTTGTTGAA ATTGATTTATCATGTAATTTGCTGAGTGAGTTGCCAGAGACATTTGGAaatttaaaaagtttaaag GCACTATGTCTCAGTAATAATGGGCTGAAAACCCTGCCCAAAACATTATTTCGCTCGTGCATAGAGCTTTCCACACTGGATCTTCATGGAACAGAAATAACGATAGATCTTCTGCGCCAG TTTGAAGGATGGGAGAAATTTGATGAGCGTCGAAGACTAAAGCATCAAAAGCAACTTGATTTTCGAGTGGATGGATCGGGTGATTTTGATGAAGGTGCTGACAAGAACTGGTAA